The Argiope bruennichi chromosome 9, qqArgBrue1.1, whole genome shotgun sequence genome contains a region encoding:
- the LOC129983820 gene encoding histone acetyltransferase KAT5-like isoform X1 codes for MADEVITTNNLDESALPLSEGCRMPVRMRNLDETPAEGAPREIQLAEYVLAEILSIKENPEGETLYYVHYIDFNKRLDEWVTKDRLDLTRVQQPKKEVKTPLKEIKNGSRPCSPEREIVIKEEPIPILQNGNVPPQKKSTAGRKRKFPGPADETNTSDSKDAVPSPRTTGSLVAHHDDLITRMKNIEMIELGGHMIRPWYFSPYPQELVSLPCIYLCEFCLKYMKSRVCLKRHMAKCNLRHPPGNEIYRKNSISFFEIDGRKNKVYAQNLCLLAKCFLDHKTLYYDTDPFLFYVMTELDNSGFHIVGYFSKEKESTEDYNVACILTLPPYQRKGYGKMLIEFSYELSKFEGKTGSPEKPLSDLGLLSYRSYWSETILEILVNVKPTEPGERPQITIQEISEQTSIKKEDVISTLQYLNLIHYYKGQYIITLTKEVLEAYQRAVAKRTIRIDSQALHWTPKDWSKRGKW; via the exons CTTCCTTTGTCTGAAGGATGTCGAATGCCTGTTCGAATGCGAAATTTAGATGAAACAC CAGCAGAAGGCGCTCCTCGAGAAATTCAACTTGCCGAATATG ttcttgctgaaattttaagtatcaaaGAAAATCCTGAAGGCGAAACATTATATTATGTGCATTATATAGACT TTAATAAGAGGCTAGATGAATGGGTTACAAAAGACCGACTGGACCTCACCAGAGTCCAACAACCAAAGAAAGAAGTTAAAACCCcattgaaagaaattaagaatggTTCTCGGCCCTGTTCACCAGAGCGTGAAATAGTT ataaaagaGGAGCCAATACCAATATTGCAG aatggaaatgTCCCTCCTCAAAAGAAGTCAACAgctggaagaaaaagaaaattccctGGTCCAGCTGATGAAACAAACACATCT GATTCAAAAGATGCAGTTCCCAGTCCAAGAACGACTGGAAGCTTAGTTGCACATCACGATGACCTCATAACAcggatgaaaaatattgaaatgattgaACTAGGTGGACATATGATACGCCCTTGGTATTTTTCTCCTTATCCTCaa gaATTAGTGAGCTTACCTTGTATCTATTTGTGTGAATTTtgtcttaaatatatgaaatcaagaGTATGTTTAAAAAGGCATATg gcaAAATGCAATTTACGGCATCCACCAGGGAATGAAATTTACAGGAAAAATTCAATTTCGTTTTTTGAAATTGATGGTAGAAAGAACAAA GTTTATGCTCAAAATCTTTGCCTTCTAGCCAAGTGCTTTTTAGatcataaaacattatattatgaCACAGAcccatttcttttttatgttatgaCAGAATTAGACAATAGTGGCTTCCACATAGTAGGCTACTTCTCAAAG gaaAAGGAATCTACTGAAGATTACAATGTTGCATGTATTTTAACTCTTCCGCCATACCAACGAAAAGGTTATGGAAAAATGCTGATTGAATTTA GTTATGAACTTTCTAAATTTGAAGGCAAAACGGGTTCTCCAGAAAAACCTCTTTCTGATTTGGGTTTGTTATCCTACAGAAGTTATTGGTCTGAAACCATATTAGAAATTCTAGTCAATGTAAAACCTACTGAGCCAGGGGAGAGACCTCAAATTACAATTCA ggaAATATCTGAACAGACAAGCATAAAGAAAGAGGATGTCATATCTACATTGCAATACCTAAATCTCATTCATTACTATAAAGGACAGTACATCATAACTCTAACGAAGGAGGTCCTGGAAGCCTATCAACGTGCTGTTGCAAAGCGTACAATACGTATTGATTCACAAGCATTACATTGGACTCCGAAGGATTGGTCAAAGAGAGGAAAATGGTAA
- the LOC129983820 gene encoding histone acetyltransferase KAT5-like isoform X2, translated as MADEVITTNNLDESALPLSEGCRMPVRMRNLDETLLAEILSIKENPEGETLYYVHYIDFNKRLDEWVTKDRLDLTRVQQPKKEVKTPLKEIKNGSRPCSPEREIVIKEEPIPILQNGNVPPQKKSTAGRKRKFPGPADETNTSDSKDAVPSPRTTGSLVAHHDDLITRMKNIEMIELGGHMIRPWYFSPYPQELVSLPCIYLCEFCLKYMKSRVCLKRHMAKCNLRHPPGNEIYRKNSISFFEIDGRKNKVYAQNLCLLAKCFLDHKTLYYDTDPFLFYVMTELDNSGFHIVGYFSKEKESTEDYNVACILTLPPYQRKGYGKMLIEFSYELSKFEGKTGSPEKPLSDLGLLSYRSYWSETILEILVNVKPTEPGERPQITIQEISEQTSIKKEDVISTLQYLNLIHYYKGQYIITLTKEVLEAYQRAVAKRTIRIDSQALHWTPKDWSKRGKW; from the exons CTTCCTTTGTCTGAAGGATGTCGAATGCCTGTTCGAATGCGAAATTTAGATGAAACAC ttcttgctgaaattttaagtatcaaaGAAAATCCTGAAGGCGAAACATTATATTATGTGCATTATATAGACT TTAATAAGAGGCTAGATGAATGGGTTACAAAAGACCGACTGGACCTCACCAGAGTCCAACAACCAAAGAAAGAAGTTAAAACCCcattgaaagaaattaagaatggTTCTCGGCCCTGTTCACCAGAGCGTGAAATAGTT ataaaagaGGAGCCAATACCAATATTGCAG aatggaaatgTCCCTCCTCAAAAGAAGTCAACAgctggaagaaaaagaaaattccctGGTCCAGCTGATGAAACAAACACATCT GATTCAAAAGATGCAGTTCCCAGTCCAAGAACGACTGGAAGCTTAGTTGCACATCACGATGACCTCATAACAcggatgaaaaatattgaaatgattgaACTAGGTGGACATATGATACGCCCTTGGTATTTTTCTCCTTATCCTCaa gaATTAGTGAGCTTACCTTGTATCTATTTGTGTGAATTTtgtcttaaatatatgaaatcaagaGTATGTTTAAAAAGGCATATg gcaAAATGCAATTTACGGCATCCACCAGGGAATGAAATTTACAGGAAAAATTCAATTTCGTTTTTTGAAATTGATGGTAGAAAGAACAAA GTTTATGCTCAAAATCTTTGCCTTCTAGCCAAGTGCTTTTTAGatcataaaacattatattatgaCACAGAcccatttcttttttatgttatgaCAGAATTAGACAATAGTGGCTTCCACATAGTAGGCTACTTCTCAAAG gaaAAGGAATCTACTGAAGATTACAATGTTGCATGTATTTTAACTCTTCCGCCATACCAACGAAAAGGTTATGGAAAAATGCTGATTGAATTTA GTTATGAACTTTCTAAATTTGAAGGCAAAACGGGTTCTCCAGAAAAACCTCTTTCTGATTTGGGTTTGTTATCCTACAGAAGTTATTGGTCTGAAACCATATTAGAAATTCTAGTCAATGTAAAACCTACTGAGCCAGGGGAGAGACCTCAAATTACAATTCA ggaAATATCTGAACAGACAAGCATAAAGAAAGAGGATGTCATATCTACATTGCAATACCTAAATCTCATTCATTACTATAAAGGACAGTACATCATAACTCTAACGAAGGAGGTCCTGGAAGCCTATCAACGTGCTGTTGCAAAGCGTACAATACGTATTGATTCACAAGCATTACATTGGACTCCGAAGGATTGGTCAAAGAGAGGAAAATGGTAA